From Cytophagales bacterium, the proteins below share one genomic window:
- a CDS encoding YncE family protein — MNQGWKIGLLTAMGLGLGTCAKLFYPKKKAGCGCKQTNEVKKTIGGASEDGYDDKALNQLKSHIAPSLLARQEQFLKDLARWGTKEGIIDVADLLYPQRLYNKLQAIKTGRIASFQTPSNLKLLDRYITDLERWGTEQGVIDVSNDEGARKKEKQRLKKMARQGQSVTRRYLKAKKQEFKKQGKPVANREQLLAALQKDYEVTQVTIQNLSNEERPVALWEANKAVAVSPPKLDDVEDHELNESITLENALHPQGMAFNPANGFIYVANQLSNNVSVLDHEGKLVKLIQLEPSNFPGLNSPADIAVNTRKESEHYGKVYVIGSVSNTLSIIDQSFAVEQVINVGIRPLAVAFNPQNEKVYISNYVDNTLSVIDATSFNQEVINVGQYPLGVGVHPQSGEVWIANSGDHTIQVFDQDNNMLTQINEVGQQPSQMAYHPGIQQMLVVATESNEVIPIQVGTYEKEPAIAVGYSPSRVLFNPNNDFIYVASKGDNQITVIHADHSVRAILDLGPINNGFTLDPTNNVLFTSSASSNSIGVIGYKAQSSLVVVDEDLDEKRRDFQQNPVVVKHARFILSGNDRFNVLRLREGNATGNSTVRTLSFNDFYSPQMRQNVSEVNGLEGAVIDGANGWEFMVAPQQTVTMMVYYRQFDLYNLLPEKARESIGAEMSKGISRQLSDPNSNYNPIK, encoded by the coding sequence ATGAATCAGGGTTGGAAAATAGGGCTATTGACGGCAATGGGATTAGGACTCGGCACCTGTGCTAAACTCTTTTATCCCAAAAAGAAAGCAGGTTGTGGTTGTAAACAGACCAATGAAGTTAAAAAGACGATAGGCGGTGCGAGTGAAGACGGCTATGATGATAAAGCATTAAACCAGTTAAAGTCTCACATTGCCCCATCACTTTTAGCCAGGCAAGAACAGTTCCTAAAAGATCTTGCCCGATGGGGTACTAAAGAGGGAATCATTGATGTGGCTGATCTGCTATATCCGCAGCGGTTGTACAATAAACTACAAGCCATAAAAACAGGGCGAATCGCTTCATTTCAAACCCCTTCGAACCTGAAATTACTGGATAGATATATCACAGACCTGGAGAGATGGGGTACTGAGCAGGGCGTCATTGATGTATCTAATGATGAAGGGGCCAGAAAAAAGGAAAAGCAACGCTTGAAAAAGATGGCCCGACAAGGCCAATCGGTCACAAGGCGTTACCTGAAGGCTAAAAAACAGGAATTTAAAAAGCAAGGCAAACCTGTTGCTAATAGAGAGCAACTTTTAGCTGCACTCCAAAAGGATTATGAGGTTACGCAAGTAACCATACAGAACCTTTCCAATGAGGAGCGGCCCGTGGCTTTATGGGAAGCAAATAAGGCGGTGGCAGTCAGCCCTCCGAAATTGGATGATGTGGAAGATCATGAACTCAATGAGTCGATCACATTGGAAAACGCGTTGCACCCTCAAGGCATGGCTTTTAATCCAGCTAATGGATTCATTTATGTGGCCAATCAGCTTTCCAATAATGTATCTGTCCTGGACCATGAAGGTAAATTGGTAAAACTGATCCAACTTGAACCTTCAAACTTTCCTGGACTGAACAGTCCGGCAGATATAGCGGTCAATACCAGAAAAGAGAGTGAACACTACGGCAAGGTCTATGTCATCGGTTCTGTTTCCAATACCCTGAGCATCATTGATCAGAGCTTCGCAGTAGAGCAGGTAATTAACGTCGGTATTCGACCTTTAGCAGTTGCCTTTAACCCGCAAAATGAAAAAGTTTATATAAGCAATTATGTAGATAACACCCTTTCGGTCATTGATGCCACTTCCTTCAACCAGGAAGTAATTAATGTCGGACAATATCCACTTGGTGTGGGAGTTCATCCCCAATCTGGTGAGGTATGGATTGCCAATAGTGGTGATCATACCATTCAAGTTTTTGATCAGGATAATAATATGCTTACTCAAATCAATGAGGTCGGACAGCAGCCTTCGCAAATGGCCTATCACCCAGGAATACAACAAATGCTTGTGGTGGCCACAGAAAGCAATGAGGTCATTCCGATTCAGGTGGGTACTTATGAAAAGGAACCTGCTATTGCTGTTGGATATAGCCCTTCAAGGGTCTTGTTCAATCCTAATAATGACTTCATATATGTGGCCAGTAAGGGGGATAATCAAATAACAGTCATCCATGCTGATCATAGCGTGAGAGCTATCCTTGATTTAGGACCCATCAACAATGGGTTCACCCTTGACCCAACCAACAATGTGTTATTCACTTCGTCTGCATCGAGCAACTCCATCGGGGTGATTGGTTATAAGGCGCAGAGCAGTCTGGTAGTCGTTGATGAAGACCTGGACGAGAAGCGAAGGGATTTTCAGCAAAATCCGGTAGTAGTCAAACATGCCCGATTCATACTTTCAGGCAATGATCGATTCAATGTCCTTCGACTAAGAGAAGGAAACGCAACAGGAAACAGTACAGTGCGCACCCTTTCTTTCAATGATTTCTATAGTCCTCAAATGCGACAGAATGTATCGGAGGTCAATGGACTGGAAGGTGCCGTCATTGATGGGGCCAATGGTTGGGAATTCATGGTAGCCCCTCAACAGACGGTAACCATGATGGTCTACTATCGCCAATTTGATCTCTATAACCTGCTACCCGAAAAAGCCCGAGAATCGATAGGTGCTGAGATGAGCAAAGGCATTTCAAGGCAATTATCTGATCCAAATAGTAACTACAATCCAATTAAATAG